Part of the Methanobacterium spitsbergense genome, GCATCAGAAAACTTTATTTCAAACCCTTCTGAGGAATACTTTACAAGTAAAGATATCATAACTGATCCATTGAAAATCACGGACCAGTTCAATTTACGAGGAACAAAAACATTTCTAATAATCTTTAAACCGCCAAATATACCTGCAGATGCAATTTATCCACAGATTAAAAAAACTGAAAATAGCATTGTAAGGGTTGCTGAATCTGAAGGATTCTCAGTATTTGGAAGTGAATCATGGACAGATGAAAAAGAAGTTGTACTGATATTACTTGAATTTGAGACATGGGACCTTCCAAGAATAAAAAAACATCTTGGTCCCCATATATGGATCCGGGAACATCAGGAAAGATTTCTAGAAAAGCACGGCTCCAATGCATGGGTAGAAGGAGACAGATGGGTTGTTGTTGTTGAAAGGGATTATGTAAATGCAGAAACACTTCTATCAGATCTTATGACTGGAAAAAAATCAGGGTATTTAAAGTTTGGAAAACATCTTAAAAAGAAGATCATGAACGAACATAAAATTATGGATTTAAAGATATTTTTAGTATCAGATAATATTGAAGGAAATGTTCTAGAATTCTTATATCATTATTTAAATAACGGAGAACTCCTTTTTAGATAAAAATCTAATAAAAAGAGTATTAATTAATTATTATAGATTATATTTGGATTTATTTCCCCTATACTGAATATGGTTAGAAGAATAAATGAAATTTGAGCTGAAGATGACTTAAAACCATATTCTGTATTAGGGTGTGAAGTTATTTTTGGATGATATATTTTTTTCTAACTAAGAATATATATCCTTATTTTGGATATTGGATTAGCAATTATCTATTTTTTTTCTTTCCATATGTTTTTTACCGGTTATACCAATTTTAGATGACATTTTTTATCTCCAAATAGATTTATTTACGAATGTAAAATATTTGAAATTTATATTTTAAGTTAATCTAAAAATTTAGGTGAGCCTAAACTTATCTTAGGTATACCTACATTTTTTTTAACGTATATACTTTGCTATCTATTTAATTATAAACAGAATAAAAATAATTTCTAAGTTTATTACATATCAATCGAATAATTATCCAGAAAAAATTACTATTAATAACTCATTTGATTGATGAACCTCTAAATTTTAATCCTCTTAGTAAAATAAATAATAATTCAATACATATGATCCAAAAAAACAGATTAGAGCACTAATAAACTTTTTTTAACCTAATTTAACAGTAATTCCAAATAGCAACACTTATATATAAATTATGATGAATATTATGTGTCAAAGACCGTTGTTTATTTATTCCGGGGGTTAAAACAGTGGGTTATATTAATAAAAGAAAGTTTTTCACGATTTTATCGCTGTTATTATTGATGCTTGTATTAAGTATGACTTCAATTAGTGCTGCGAGCCTAAATTCATCAAATATATCTGTTAAAATATATTCAACAAGTGTAGCTACTCACACATCCTCATCAAATACCAAATCTGTAGCAGTAACAGCACCAACCATTAGTTTATCTTTAACTCAAATTAATGAAGGTTTATCAAGAGTTAAAACATTCTATAACTCTTATCACAGACTTCCAAATTATATTACCTTTGGAACATCCAAGTTAACTATGGCACAGTTCCAACAGAATATAACTTCAAAAGGACAACTAGTTGGAGGTTTGTCATTGATTCAGATTAATGATGGCATACCAAGAATTCAGACATTCTATAACACTAATCATAGACTTCCAAATTATGTTACATATGGAACTACCAATATACCAATATCAAAATTTAAACTAATAATGGCCATAAATGGATCAATAATAAATTTAAATCGTTTATTAGCCTTTAAACCGATATATATCACGAGTGATAATATTAGAAATGTCAAAATTGACAACGAAAGAGTAACAAATATAATTAATGGGTTAAATGCATTAGGATTAAAAGCATATAATATGGGTTTAGGTCCAAATTATCATATCGAAGTTCTTCAATCAAGCCAAGTACCAAAAAATGCACTTATTATAGATATATATGGTGGTGCAGATGCAGGTGTCCTGTATGAAATGGGCACAGCATGGTATAAATCTATAAAAGGAACAAGATCTGTTTTCACAGTTTTCTGGCCACCAAGTAAAGTTATTACAGGTTTAGACTTTTTAGAAAGGGCACATGATGATAACTACAGTCCACCATCATTCACAGGTCTAACTCATCCTGACCAGTATCTACAACAAAATGGTTACAGATATATGTACTCTGATGTCATTAGCACAATTGTAAATTCTATTTTCTACGAAGCAACACATTAGAAAACTGAATTAATATAAAATCTATAAATTTAGATTTTTTCTTTTTTTTGCGGATAAATCAAGTTAATCAACCCTAATTTCTTTTAAACTATAATAATAGTCCTAAAATATCAAAGCTTACATCAAATTTACAATAACCTTAATTAGATGGATATATTATAGTTTTTATATAATTATCGTTAACAGAATAAGTTTCTTTTAAGAAGAATAATTTTAAATGGAAATAATTTTAAGTAACTACAGAATAATGATAAACACATCTAAATTGTAGGGAGATCTATCATGGATGATATTTACGAAAATTCTCTTGAAGGGAATATAACAAAAAAAGATGCTTTAAAACTGATTGATTCAAATCCATTTGAATTATTCAATATTGCAGACAGGTTAAGACAGGAAATAGTTGGAGATAATGTCACATTTGTATCCAACAAGGCTATAGATATCACAGACCACTGCATGATCAAATGTGAATTCTGTTCATTTAGGGATCATCTTGGATATGAAATGACTGTTGAAGAAATATTGGAAAGTGTTGAAGATTCACAAACAATAGGTGCAACAGAGATATGTCTCTTTGGGGGAATAATGCCCCATATGACAGTTGATTATTATGGAGAGATAATAAAAGCCATAAAAACTAAATACAATATAAAATTGCATGCACTTTCACCTGTTGAGATATACCAAACAGCAAAAAATTCTGAAATGACCACATTTGAAGCTTTAGAAATTCTCAAAAAGGCAGGTATGGACACCATGACAGGTGCATCCGCAGAGATACTTGTTGATTCAGTGAGAAAGCAAATATGTCCAAATAAAGTATCAACAGCAGAATGGGTGAAAATAATTAAAGAAGCCCATAGTCTGGATATCCCTACAACTTCCACAATAATGTACGGTAGTGTTGAAACATGGGAGGATCGAATTGATCATCTAATGATACTTCGAGATATTCAACGTGAAACAAATGGATTCACAGAACTGGTGCCATTAACCTTTCTAGGACTCAACAATAACCTTGGTCAAAAATCGATTGGTGCTAGTGGTATGGACGATCTGAAAATACATGCAATTTCCAGGGTAATATTTGGCTGGGACATGCCCAACATCCAAGTTTCATGGGTAAAACTTGGTATCAGAACTTCCCAGATAGCACTCTGTTGTGGAGCCAACGATCTAGGAGGCACAATGATGGAAGATAAGATTTCAGTTGCAG contains:
- a CDS encoding pseudomurein-binding repeat-containing protein, which produces MGYINKRKFFTILSLLLLMLVLSMTSISAASLNSSNISVKIYSTSVATHTSSSNTKSVAVTAPTISLSLTQINEGLSRVKTFYNSYHRLPNYITFGTSKLTMAQFQQNITSKGQLVGGLSLIQINDGIPRIQTFYNTNHRLPNYVTYGTTNIPISKFKLIMAINGSIINLNRLLAFKPIYITSDNIRNVKIDNERVTNIINGLNALGLKAYNMGLGPNYHIEVLQSSQVPKNALIIDIYGGADAGVLYEMGTAWYKSIKGTRSVFTVFWPPSKVITGLDFLERAHDDNYSPPSFTGLTHPDQYLQQNGYRYMYSDVISTIVNSIFYEATH
- the cofH gene encoding 5-amino-6-(D-ribitylamino)uracil--L-tyrosine 4-hydroxyphenyl transferase CofH yields the protein MDDIYENSLEGNITKKDALKLIDSNPFELFNIADRLRQEIVGDNVTFVSNKAIDITDHCMIKCEFCSFRDHLGYEMTVEEILESVEDSQTIGATEICLFGGIMPHMTVDYYGEIIKAIKTKYNIKLHALSPVEIYQTAKNSEMTTFEALEILKKAGMDTMTGASAEILVDSVRKQICPNKVSTAEWVKIIKEAHSLDIPTTSTIMYGSVETWEDRIDHLMILRDIQRETNGFTELVPLTFLGLNNNLGQKSIGASGMDDLKIHAISRVIFGWDMPNIQVSWVKLGIRTSQIALCCGANDLGGTMMEDKISVAAGASHGEYLPRDGMIKIIEAIGRHPVERNTVYEYI